In one Arachis duranensis cultivar V14167 chromosome 9, aradu.V14167.gnm2.J7QH, whole genome shotgun sequence genomic region, the following are encoded:
- the LOC107466873 gene encoding uncharacterized protein LOC107466873 yields the protein MDEVHEGVCGNHIEGRALAAKIVRTRYYWPTMKGDCITKVKTCDKCQKHVAISTKPAEVLHSMEHHFSSVEHPQTNGQAEAANRVILQAIKKKLNIAKGEWAELVPEILLSYNTIIQTITGETPFKLVYRAEALIPVEVGVPTLRAELYDEQHNVNARNAELDLADEDREIAAFKQRAKKQLAERKHNKRVHSRTFNGGDLVLRQTEEARRPLTHGKLAANWEGPFRIAKVLGLGAYQLQTLQGNTIPGNWNVSSLKMYRS from the exons ATGGACGAAGTTCATGAGGGTGTATGTGGGAACCACATCGAAGGACGAGCTCTCGCCGCAAAGATCGTCCGAACAAGATACTATTGGCCGACCATGAAAGGGGATTGCATAACAAAAGTCAAGACATGTGACAAATGTCAAAAGCACGTAGCCATCTCTACAAAGCCTGCCGAAGTATTACACAGCATGGAG CATCATTTTAGCTCGGTTGAACACCCACaaaccaatggacaagccgaagctgcTAACCGAGTTATATTGCAGGcaataaagaaaaagctcaATATTGCGAAGGGAGAATGGGCAGAGCTCGTCCCAGAAATATTATTGAGCTACAATACAATAATACAAACTATCACGGGTGAAACGCCCTTCAAATTAGTCTATAGGGCTGAAGCATTAATTCCCGTTGAAGTCGGCGTCCCTACATTGAGAGCCGAGCTATATGACGAGCAACACAACGTGAACGCAAGGAACGCCGAGCTCGATTTAGCCGACGAGGATAGGGAGATCGCCGCCTTCAAACAAAGGGCTAAAAAACAATTAGCCGAAAGAAAGCACAACAAGAGAGTACATTCGAGGACATTCAATGGGGGTGATCTAGTACTCAGACAAACAGAAGAAGCCAGACGACCTCTTACACACGGCAAACTCGCCGCAAATTGGGAAGGTCCCTTCCGAATAGCAAAAGTACTCGGACTGGGGGCTTACCAACTTCAAACATTGCAAGGCAACACAATACCAGGAAACTGGAATGTTTCTTCACTAAAAATGTATAGATCATGA